The genomic segment TTATATACCGATGACCACCACGACAATATCTTCATTCTGATAAGAAGTGTAATACCGTTCGATCGAACCAGCTTCCTTATATTGCTGCAGTTCCTTAAACACCAATTTCTTTAATATTCCTTTGCCTTTGCCGTGAATAAATTTGATTTCATTCATTTCCCAATAAATGGCGGCGTCGAGATTTGATCTTAAATAGTCAACGGATTCTAGCAGGAGCTCGTCGGCAGAGTAGTCTTCCCAATCATCAAGAAAAGCGGTAGCATGGAGATCAACGATAGCTGGTGGTTTGCGCATGATTCAATATTTTACAATGCTGCAAATGTAAAATAAAAGGAGGACTTAGCAGGTCAGATCCGCTGTAAAAAAGACAGCATTGGCAAACTTTTCATGCCAGTGTTTGATAATGGCAGCAACTTCGTATTCTTCTTCCTCTGCATGTTGTAGCATCAGTCCTTCGAGTGACTGCAGCAGCTGTCCGAGGTCCAAGAAGAAGCCGTCGAAGTCTCTGAAAGCTGCTACAGTCTCGCGGACGAGCAGCAGACTGTCATGCCTAAGCGATATAATATCGTGGCGGGAGGCGATGCGGTCCAAAAGCCATTCTTTCTGGAAATCAGAAGCGATATGGCGATCACAGGCCTGATTAAACA from the Sphingobacterium thalpophilum genome contains:
- a CDS encoding Smr/MutS family protein, which gives rise to MRKPPAIVDLHATAFLDDWEDYSADELLLESVDYLRSNLDAAIYWEMNEIKFIHGKGKGILKKLVFKELQQYKEAGSIERYYTSYQNEDIVVVVIGI